In Rissa tridactyla isolate bRisTri1 chromosome 2, bRisTri1.patW.cur.20221130, whole genome shotgun sequence, a single window of DNA contains:
- the LOC128905105 gene encoding translation initiation factor IF-2-like → MVSTAKTRPRPPSAGIGAVRRSAAPPTPRIDQRSLLRKAYAPPGTSHRRPRLAPSGGDTAPAAPPGPTGSSRLSPGAPRQSPGLPDNGSNGCLRAQPQDGGREGGPRQSDPARGRVVGTSPPAFKIHRCARPLVGPARGVTSRPPRSSGPRAWPRPPPGGTGGPSPPPAEPTAEAAATLSWGSFSGVVAAVSGHGSGQRRLLGPVVSPPARPSPRGVRSPAPPQLL, encoded by the exons ATGGTGTCCACGGCGAAGACCAGGCCAAGGCCTCCAAGCGCTGGCATCGGGGCAGTGCGGCG ctctgccgccCCCCCCACGCCCCGCATCGACCAGCGGTCCCTCCTCAGAAAGGCGTACGCACCCCCGGGCACCTCCCACAGACGGCCGCGGCTAGCCCCAAGCGGAGGCGATaccgccccggccgcccccccagGCCCCACCGGCAGCAGCCGGCTCTCACCCGGCGCCCCCCGACAGAGCCCCGGCTTACCTGATAACGGCAGCAACGGCTGCTTGCGCGCTCAGCCTCAGGACGGGGGTCGGGAGGGTGGGCCGCGGCAGAGCGACCCCGCGCGCGGCCGGGTGGTTGGCACCTCTCCGCCGGCGTTCAAAATCCACCGCTGCGCCCGCCCATTGGTGGGGCCGGCGCGTGGCGTCACGTCCCGGCCTCCGCGCTCATCCGGGCCTcgcgcctggccccgcccccctccGGGTGGCACCGGaggcccctccccgcccccggcagAGCCAACAGCTGAGGCGGCGGCTACGCTGAGTTGGGGCAGCTTTTCGGGGGTTGTTGCGGCTGTTAGCGGTCACGGCTCAGGGCAGAGGCGCCTGCTGGGCCCTGTCGTGTCTCCCCCGGCCAGACCCTCGCCCCGGGGAGTGCGTTCGCCGGCACCACCTCAGCTGCTGTAG
- the SGO1 gene encoding shugoshin 1, giving the protein MAKYLKKPFKDTLDDIKERMKEKRNQKWTRLGKISQISTAKCKIATNSSMQMKSIQANNKALAQALQEEKLKLRDAEVTILQLKKEYQDLKVQMFDLQRNLRFKQAQGFIENRLSALNEIISKVSENLLNSIDLLAPAKNLCSTSVNWSVLSSVLENSSTIVGQIRSLGLLQCADRDDQVLPSGMEADSDRNELAHSVSEICEESDNAVSLIKIVPDKGQTSDFRLDNTGSELENVSLSGDNGFGKVLPKSVSTRRRYSKMRNHDELCTGVLDHSEAPDSTRELSKQDEVRLEESLEKCTVENINSDISQLNENKLGLELVFRRMDSETAQFNLSNNSDLKQHERKSRENSQARKKKHQKGKLEWPKNSSRQQRPKKRQGKEASKENLEFLGGSSDAYDFHFEESIHLTPFRQNKVNDPVNDTDTHVDDKDDLSETNTDESSATEDSDDSLYEPYKSKSKKRKSSVDNKDTSPVHARPRSKRCLAQREQKLHNEKETESNKSSDKSIRQPSEPSRGHLSDVTNTASLLPSTGNATTVPEGEGPQSPKRKRRCTLTVSYKEPSIAGKLRRGDPFTDMNFLSSPIFKQKKDTRRCSLKKESLSKYNEKFVGCR; this is encoded by the exons ATGGCTAAATACCTTAAAAAGCCCTTCAAAGACACTCTGGATGATATAAAAGAacgaatgaaagaaaaaagaaatcagaaatggaCAAGGTTGGGTAAAATTAGCCAGATCTCCACTGCAAAGTGCAAAATAGCAA CCAACAGCTCCATGCAAATGAAGAGCATCCAAGCAAACAACAAAGCTCTAGCTCAGGctttgcaagaagaaaagctcAAACTGAGGGATGCTGAGGTTACCATTCTTCAATTAAAGAAAGAGTATCAAGATCTGAAGGTTCAGATGTTTGACTTGCAAAGAAATCTTAGGTTCAAGCAAGCACAAGGATTTATTgag AATCGACTATCAGCCTTGAATGAGATAATTTCAAAAGTTTCTGAGAATTTACTGAACTCAATTGATCTCCTTGCCCCAGCAAAGAATTTGTGTTCCACAAGTGTA AATTGGAGTGTGCTTTCTTCAGTTCTTGAAAATAGTTCCACTATCGTAGGACAAATACGTTCATT AGGACTTCTACAGTGTGCTGACCGAGATGATCAAGTACTTCCAAGTGGGATGGAGGCTGATAGCGATAGAAATGAGTTGGCACATTCTGTGTCAGAGATCTGCGAGGAATCTGACAATGCCGTTTCCTTAATCAAAATAGTTCCAGATAAAG GGCAAACATCTGATTTTCGTCTGGACAACACAGGGTCAGAGctggaaaatgtttctttaagtGGAGACAATGGATTTGGTAAAGTGTTACCAAAAAGTGTGTCCACAAGGCGTCGCTATTCAAAGATGAGAAATCACGATGAACTTTGCACTGGTGTCTTGGACCATTCGGAAGCACCTGATTCAACACGAGAGCTTTCTAAACAGGATGAAGTTAGACTTGAGGAAAGTCTAGAGAAGTGTACTGTAGAAAACATAAATTCAGATATTTCTCAGTTGAATGAAAACAAGTTAGGCTTAGAGCTGGTGTTCAGGCGGATGGATTCTGAAACTGCACAGTTCAACTTAAGCAATAATTCTGATCTTAAACAACATGAGcgtaaaagcagagaaaactctcaagcaaggaaaaagaagcaTCAGAAGGGAAAACTGGAATGGCCTAAAAATTCTTCCAGAcaacaaagaccaaaaaaaagacaGGGTAAAGAGGCTTCCAAAGAAAACTTGGAGTTCTTGGGTGGCTCCAGTGATGCTTATGACTTTCACTTTGAAGAGAGTATCCATCTTACACCTTTTCGACAAAATAAGGTGAATGACCCAGTGAATGACACAGATACCCATGTGGATGACAAAGATGACTTATCTGAAACTAATACTGACGAATCAAGTGCTACTGAAGATTCAGATGATAGCCTCTACGAGCCTTACAAGAGTAAAtcgaaaaaaaggaaaagttcagtGGACAACAAAGATACATCACCAGTCCATGCAAGGCCAAGGTCTAAAAGATGTTTGGCACAGCGTGAGCAGAAACTCCATAAtgaaaaagagactgaaagcaATAAATCAAGTGACAAGTCTATTA ggcagccttctgagccATCTCGTGGTCATCTTAGTGATGTTACCAATACTGCCTCATTGCTCCCCAGCACTGGGAATGCAACTACTGTACCAGAAGGTGAAGGACCACAATCTCCTAAACGCAAGCGACGCTGTACTCTTACTGTGAGCTATAAAGAACCAAGTATCGCAGG gaaacTCAGGAGAGGAGATCCATTTACAGATATGAATTTTCTGAGCTCTCCaattttcaagcagaaaaaggATACTAGGCGCTGTTCTCTTAAGAAAGAATCTCTGTCAAAATACAATGAGAAATTTGTTGGTTGTCGTTGA